The following coding sequences lie in one Phragmites australis chromosome 8, lpPhrAust1.1, whole genome shotgun sequence genomic window:
- the LOC133926840 gene encoding uncharacterized protein LOC133926840 isoform X2: MAQPFSSSFSCFPRRPPASTSSCFPRRPPPPTSSPRTRASALSSSWHPPRRRARRRFVTAASSLHLGPDQIAELARNKGVVAVATSLGLERGFADSIFGMSVVFAAIVMYDAQGVRREVGNHAKVLNKFLVLREKALQDSEVDMASELVSVPEEAISSSRSNASPSLRHSSGTASPRLSALRSSGSESEVTELAELKLEEGSQLSESVGHTELQVAAGALLGFVASLVVYATL, encoded by the exons ATGGCCCAacccttctcttcttccttctcctgcTTCCCTCGCCGCCCGcctgcctccacctcctcctgctTCCCTCGCCGCCCGCCTCCTCCCACCTCCTCCCCAAGAACGAGAGCGTCTGCCCTCTCCTCTTCTTGGCACCCTCCCAGGCGCAGAGCGCGCCGCCGGTTCGTCACGGCCGCGTCCTCCCTCCACCTCGGCCCGGACCAGATCGCCGAGCTCGCGCGCAACAAG GGTGTTGTGGCAGTGGCTACTTCGCTTGGGCTAGAAAG GGGGTTTGCAGACTCCATATTCGGGATGTCAGTGGTGTTTGCAGCGATTGTAATGTATGATGCTCAG GGAGTCAGAAGAGAGGTTGGTAACCATGCAAAGGTTCTGAACAAGTTCTTGGTCCTTAGAGAGAAGGCACTTCAGGATTCGGAGGTGGACATGGCTTCTGAGCTCGTTTCAGTTCCGGAGGAGGCGATTTCTTCGTCCCGTTCAAATGCGAGCCCCTCCCTGAGGCACAGTTCTGGGACAGCATCTCCAAGGTTGAGCGCGCTCCGGAGTTCAGGTTCAGAATCTGAGGTAACTGAACTGGCGGAGCTGAAGCTAGAGGAGGGTTCCCAGTTGAGCGAATCTGTTGGCCACACAGAGCTCCAGGTCGCGGCCGGCGCCTTGTTAGGCTTTGTTGCAAGCTTAGTCGTATATGCGACACTGTGA
- the LOC133926840 gene encoding uncharacterized protein LOC133926840 isoform X1, with product MAQPFSSSFSCFPRRPPASTSSCFPRRPPPPTSSPRTRASALSSSWHPPRRRARRRFVTAASSLHLGPDQIAELARNKVLIAATAATAIGQLSKPFTSGSGRLLDLRTVFRSGGMPSTHSAGVVAVATSLGLERGFADSIFGMSVVFAAIVMYDAQGVRREVGNHAKVLNKFLVLREKALQDSEVDMASELVSVPEEAISSSRSNASPSLRHSSGTASPRLSALRSSGSESEVTELAELKLEEGSQLSESVGHTELQVAAGALLGFVASLVVYATL from the exons ATGGCCCAacccttctcttcttccttctcctgcTTCCCTCGCCGCCCGcctgcctccacctcctcctgctTCCCTCGCCGCCCGCCTCCTCCCACCTCCTCCCCAAGAACGAGAGCGTCTGCCCTCTCCTCTTCTTGGCACCCTCCCAGGCGCAGAGCGCGCCGCCGGTTCGTCACGGCCGCGTCCTCCCTCCACCTCGGCCCGGACCAGATCGCCGAGCTCGCGCGCAACAAG GTTTTGATTGCGGCGACCGCGGCGACCGCGATCGGGCAGCTGTCCAAGCCGTTCACTTCGGGGAGCGGCCGCCTCCTTGACCTAAGGACCGTCTTCCGGTCCGGAGGGATGCCCTCCACCCACTCTGCT GGTGTTGTGGCAGTGGCTACTTCGCTTGGGCTAGAAAG GGGGTTTGCAGACTCCATATTCGGGATGTCAGTGGTGTTTGCAGCGATTGTAATGTATGATGCTCAG GGAGTCAGAAGAGAGGTTGGTAACCATGCAAAGGTTCTGAACAAGTTCTTGGTCCTTAGAGAGAAGGCACTTCAGGATTCGGAGGTGGACATGGCTTCTGAGCTCGTTTCAGTTCCGGAGGAGGCGATTTCTTCGTCCCGTTCAAATGCGAGCCCCTCCCTGAGGCACAGTTCTGGGACAGCATCTCCAAGGTTGAGCGCGCTCCGGAGTTCAGGTTCAGAATCTGAGGTAACTGAACTGGCGGAGCTGAAGCTAGAGGAGGGTTCCCAGTTGAGCGAATCTGTTGGCCACACAGAGCTCCAGGTCGCGGCCGGCGCCTTGTTAGGCTTTGTTGCAAGCTTAGTCGTATATGCGACACTGTGA
- the LOC133926838 gene encoding NAC domain-containing protein 76-like: MHVRGMADRCKIGTGPQNEWYFFSHKDKKYPTGTRTNRATTAGFWKATGRDKAIFLGNARRIGLRKTLVFYIGRAPHGKKTDWIMHEYRLDEGKVEIQEDGWVVCRVFKKKNYQRGLHPAEMAALDDDELQPFQVPVPGALATDHKHNPHLMQYDFPSFDPSMQLPQLMSADQPFPALLPSQPGVAMAMSSLDVECSQNLVKLISTGSDGMLHSGAAGVDRFSATTDWSILDKLLTSHQNLDQIIQGKVTGASAAPMAPYHQRLMELGSTSSLQRFPLQYLGGEAADLLRFPK, from the exons ATGCATGTGCGGGGCATGGCAGATAGGTGCAAAATAGGCACGGGGCCTCAGAATGAGTGGTACTTCTTTAGCCACAAGGACAAGAAGTACCCAACGGGGACGAGGACGAACCGCGCCACAACGGCGGGGTTCTGGAAGGCGACAGGGCGGGACAAGGCCATCTTCCTCGGCAACGCCAGGAGGATCGGTTTGAGGAAGACCCTGGTGTTCTACATCGGGAGAGCTCCTCACGGCAAGAAGACTGACTGGATCATGCACGAGTACCGCCTCGACGAAGGGAAGGTTGAGATTCAG GAAGATGGATGGGTGGTGTGTAGGgttttcaagaagaagaactatCAGAGAGGTCTCCACCCGGCTGAGATGGCGGCACTGGACGACGATGAGCTCCAGCCCTTCCAAGTTCCAGTCCCTGGCGCCCTGGCAACAGACCACAAGCACAACCCTCACCTCATGCAATACGATTTCCCTTCCTTCGACCCCTCCATGCAGCTCCCGCAGCTCATGAGCGCCGATCAGCCCTTCCCAGCCCTTCTCCCTAGCCAGCCCGGCGTCGCCATGGCCATGAGCTCGCTCGACGTCGAGTGCTCGCAGAACCTGGTGAAGCTGATATCGACCGGCAGCGACGGGATGCTCCACAGCGGTGCCGCTGGTGTGGACCGCTTCTCCGCCACGACGGATTGGTCGATCCTAGACAAGCTCCTCACCTCGCACCAAAACCTTGATCAAATCATCCAGGGCAAGGTCACCGGAGCATCTGCCGCCCCAATGGCGCCATACCATCAGCGGCTCATGGAACTCGGCAGCACGTCGTCCTTGCAGAGGTTCCCGCTGCAGTACCTCGGCGGCGAGGCAGCCGACCTCCTCAGGTTTCCGAAATAG